The genomic segment CACAGTCCTCCACAGTCAGTCAACGGAGATTCCTTCAAAGGCACATGAGCAAGGTGATGCGTTGTTCCACCACTTTCAGGCATCAGTTTCCACATGAATTGTAGACCCACCAGTGAAGAGAACTCGTTTTCTACAGATAGATTTCAGAAGAGCAAAAAATATTACAgcaaaaactgaagaaaaacaGTACATTATATCAAAACGTTAGGCTATAGTCTATTAAGAATGTCAATGATAATACTAAAACCCAATTATCAAGCCGGAACGAAGAAAAAGGCTGTGAAACGACACAGTTAATCCATCGAAAGCACTAACCTTCATTGTCAAAAGCGCGGACTCTAAGCATGGAAAGTCCATCAAGATCAAGCTTGATAGaattatgaaaaatttgaaTCCGTGAGAAGTTGTCAATAAACACTTTGCAGCGAATCACCATCCCGGTCTGTAAATCAGTGGCATAAACTGCAGTCTCCTTTCTACCACTATACGAGGCAATCGATTTCACACGCGCGCTGGTCGAGCAATGACTACTCGAATTAAACTCAGGTGTAACTGACAGAATATCATGATGATCCCATGACCtgcaaaaatttaaaacaaaaacaaacaaaagtatcTCAAGATTTGTAATCACTTTATTCGCAGATTTCTAAATTGAACAATACACAATGCATAAACAAAATCAGCTAAGTATTCACAAGAAAACAGAACCTTAATCTCTAATATATCATCCCACGTGAGAGCTTTCATAAACGCAGTAGACACAATCAAACAGTACAgcttgaaaagaaagaaaaaaacttccaTACTAATAGTACAGAGAAAATCTAAAATCCAGTATCTCTACCATTAGCTAGTATCTCTTGAACTAAGTTCCTAACACTAAAGAACACCCACTTAGGagatctatatataaaaactaagcAGCAAACATTCATTACCATTGCCGCAGAATCCCGAAAATAAATCAAGTAAACATGAAACTATATCACAAATTAAGCATTCCTTAAATAATCATCATGTTCTGAGGAACTTCGTAGCTCTAATACAAAAACCCAGTTAAGAAAAAGCAATCATTCCTCTAATCAAGCTCGTTCTAATCACAGTTTAGCAAATATATAAGCTGAGCTACATTGAACATGATAAGAGAGTTGGGGTTTTGAAGGGTAAAGGTACCATTTGAAGCAGCCATCACTTCCTTGAAGGCGATACTCAACTGGGTTCTTCATCTTCGGAGGTAAGAGTATGTTCACATCGGTAAGGTGTGGACCAGAACCCAACTGCGATGAAATCTCTCCAGCCGATAGCAACAGaacgagaaagaagaagcagaacgaGAAACGAAccattctttgttttttgcttgttttgctaCATCAACGCGAACAAAAGAGagtagttgaagaagaagccTGTAGCTTTATCGAAGCTTTATTGAATGAACagtggttttaaaaaatatcagtgagagagattgaagaagatggatgagaTTGAttgaaacaaaccctaaaagaaAGGGTTTTTAGAGGGGTTTATgggaaaagggaaagaagaaggtGACGTGGCAGAATTATATTGGTGGTGAGGGGAGATTCGGTGTCGTTTTAGCATTGTTCTGGATTTTGCCAAAGAGGAGACTGTTGTTCACGCTCCGATGATAGATTTAAGATTTTTTCAGGTGCTCGGGAGAGACAAATATGAACAGcgcttttgttgtttttttagcttttgggatttttttttttttttgagtgagGTCTTTAAAACAAGCTTGGTCCCTAGATTCTCACGCTTTTTTAAATTCAGcataagactttttttttttaagtacaattTGTAATTAAGTACTACAGGAAATTTTAAGGTGATAACATATAACTAGTAGTAGTACAATTAGAAGTTATTTACTTGATCATATTTTTGTTGTGTATGTCTctcttcaaaaccaaaaaaaaaaatatgttttatcaAAGCCTAATTTTTTAAATCTGGATTAGAACTTATATATCCCATAACAAATCTCAATTCCCTTCATATTTTCCTAAAAGATTTGGATTCTTGTAACTTCTCAATTATCTAATAGCAATGAccataaattattttggttaaaaatacataactatctttaaaaaattgtaaaataacataaaaaacattattttataaatgatgGTTGTGAATGGTAATTTTCTAGAAAATTAAGAGGTCACAGATTTGTATATGATCAGGAATAATACACAAGACATTTATAAACCATTTTCAcaaatattcattttaaaaatacctcTTAATTTGACTTGTTTAAGCTAATTCTTTATAGTTGTTGATcaaataagttaaaaaaaccTCTTAAGTGCTCTTTTCCATATTGATATGCTTTCTTTCTTCAAGTTCGTTTTATTCACCTTCAAGCCATCTTGATCCCCATGGAAAAGAAACTATCAAAAGAGTTGTTCATACAAATTAGAGCAATACAACctcaaaaatcatatttttttgtggaaGCTATGCACACAGACATAAAAAAAAGCTAGTTCATCAATTCATACGATGATTTATCGAAAAATctcatttaaataaaaaaaattgacataaaagttaaaaatggTGTAACATATTGGTTTCGAAATCGGatttaaaaaaatggttttattcaTAGAttaatttaaagttaaaaatagTTCTTTATCCCCAAAAATGATATCAGCATTTGTGATGATTTCTAGACTATCATTCATAATCTAAAAATCCTTTGATTTCCTAAAGACTCAGTCCCGACGCACATCACAAGCTACCCAAACAATGACTTAGGACATCCAATTTTAAGGGacatagttttaaaaaatttggttttttatgtaaaaagaaaaatatcaaaggaCTTTTTATTATGAGTAATTTTTATTGGACTTTTTTTTACCATGTTTGTGGACTTTAAGTTAAccaaatatttattaagttaAAGTTATATTGTATGTTGGTAATAAATTTATTAGTGATATTTCGGTTTCCTAAAAAGattatacaactaaaaaaaattcaagataaGTTAGTATTATTGTATGGGGAATTGCCAGaaataacacacaaaaaactataattaattgAGTAACCATTATAACCATGTGAAGGTTATATTTGCTGTATTAATGACACTTTTTACCCCTCCATCCACCATTAACACCACCATCAGCCACTTATCTCCAGCGACCTCTTCCAGCCACCGGCCACCACCTCCAACCAACAACCTCCGGCCACCTTCTCCGGCGACCTCCAGCCACCTTTCTTGGCGATCGCCGGCCATCTTTTCTCAGCGACTTCTGACCACCTTTTCCGGCAACTTCTGGCCACCTTTTCCGGCAACCTCCGACCACCTTTTCCGGCGATCTCCGACCACCTTCTCCGGTGACCTCTTTCGGCCATCGGCTACCTCCTCTGACCACCGGCCACCACCTCCGACCAACAGCCTCCTCCACTGCCCTCTACTACCACAAACACTAAATTGGTAATTTTATTCCATCCTCAtcttgtttttctaatttttaaaattatattgctATATtcttctatgatttttttgttttgatcattCACCTAATTCACCTTTGTTGTATTTTCTACAAACAGTATATGTATTTggtatttttatgatttttaacatagcattttattttatttgtatataaaaaatagaatggattcatttttttgtataggTACTTGAATATATCAGATCGGCTCTGGAAAGACCGATATAGcaaataataaaacaacaaatacaaacgtaatacatttttctaattaaaaaataggtTACTATATTTCATACACGAACTTGACATAAAgcgttttaaatattttatttgttgatgATGTCACCAAgtttttgtttgaggtttattttatcaaacaaaatttgcGAGGTTTTAATTAAACACATTAAAGAAGTATTGAGTCATTTTCGTTACTTATAGAAGTTGACAACAAAATTGTTTACTTACACACAAACACACGTAAAATTACTTATCAATTCACGCACTTGTCCTCGTATTTAAGTAAGAAAGGTAGCTTTATCTTTTCTTTAACGACATTTCCATTTTATCTTTAACGACAACTCAacccttaaacaaaaaaacacctAACTCCTTATATTTCACCTCTAAcctaattttgtaaaactgaagaaaataaattattaatttcacaaagtaataaacatatttttgactTAAGTGAAAAGTTGGTTCTTCTCAGTTGATAAAGACCCATAGATTCCCTTTTTCTTTAGTTATTTATATAgctaaattattatatttgattctttacaatgtcaaaaaaaaaactactttatCTGATATTCTGATTGGATAATTAAATATGCTAacgttaaagaaaaaaaaacctaactaaATGCTATATTGAAGACTTTACGTtattataaatcttttttttttgttaaaatataaatgtgattataaatatattaaaaatttaatgctaTTAAATGTAAGAATTTTTCATACGACAAACACAACTCAACTTatcaaattcttttttcttttgccgtCTCTTGCGTGACTCAAGAATCAAAAAACAACACAAGTGTCAAGAACCAAAGCCACGAAGAAGAATAACTCAAGAAAAgtctcatcgtcttcttcttctttcaattcCGATTtctccaaaaaataaaaatggatgaAGTTTTATTCGATGAGATACTCGGCGAGatatttacaagactgccatcgtcttcttcctctttctcatcGTTACCTTCTTTCGAATCGGTTCCTCTTGTCTCAAAGCGATGGCTCCGTCTCTACAGAGCAACAAAGACTTCCATGTCTTTACAATTCAGTCCTCAAGACGGCTCTGTGATTACCCTTTTGCCCTCTATCCTCCGTAACCATCCTTGtctctcttccctctctctctgtttccctGTCACCATCAAAACCACAATCACTAACCCAATTTGTTCTTATAATGAGTATCTCACGAGTTTCAACGATGAGCTCATCTCAATCATATCTTCTTGCTGCTTCAACCTCAGAGATTTCAGTTTCTTGTTCGGTCCgatctcttcatcatctttgatTCCTCTCTCTACTTCTTTATCTCTCACTTCTCTATCCATCAAACTTTGGAAACAACAGAACTCAGATTTCACCTggattgctctgttttcatctcTCAAGAAGTTATCAATCGATGTTCACACAAGAGATCCTTCAGCTTCCGGGTCTAATACTAACCCGGAAGTTGTAGAATTGGGTTTGGAATCGATTTCTTTATCCGGAATCCaatctgatgatgatggagtTAACTGGTTATGGAAGAGTTGCAGAAAGTTaaagaaactgaaactgaaacgtTGCGGAAGCATTGGAGAAACAGAGTTTTTAGGGTTGTGTTTGATGAATGTGGAAGAGATTGAGTTAATAACGTGTAGGAGTGTGGTTGATGTGGTCTTGCTGAAAGTTACAGAGATTTGTGAGTCTTTGAAGTCTCTGTTGATACATGATGGTGGAAGCAAAGATGGGTTGGTTCACTTCATGAACAATGCTAGGTGTTATGATACTTTGGAAAGACTCGATTTGCGTCTACCGATGGATTTGACCGATGATCATCTCGTCTCTCTCGCAACCAATTTCAAGTCTCTGTCTAGTATTAGGCTTACAAGCGGCACTTTTGTGTCTGGTTTGAGTCTAAAGATGTTGGCTTTAAGCTTTAGCTCGAGTCTTGAAGAGCTTTCATTGCTTAGCTGCAACGCGATTGAACGGGAGCGTGGTTTGTTGGCGACGTTAGGACAGCATTTGAGAAGGTTGAGGAAACTGGATCTGACTCGGAACGAGTGGTTGTTGGACAAAGAAGTTGTTTCGATGCTGGCTTCTTGCAACTGTTTGGTTGAGTTGAATCTGAGAGATTGTAAGCATTTGACAGATGCAGTGTTGGTTGCTTTGAACAAACACTGTGTGAAGTTGAAGACTTTAGACATCGTAGGTTGTCGGTTGATGGAGCCTGGTAATGTAGAGGCTTTTGTGATGAACTCGTCACAATGGTTGAAGAAGCTTGTGGTTGAAGAGAACCAAATTACAGAGGCTACACGCAACTTGGCTGCGAGTAAGTTAATTGAAACTGTTGTGTTCCCTTCTCTCGTTTGGTAGTCGTCAGTTGGATTTGTGTTTGAATAAAGGAAAGGCCCAATGATGTGGCATTCTAATAGATTAGGGGATTTATTTAAGTTATCGTCTTTATGGAATAATGCAAAAGGAAAGTTGTAATAAACTCTTATGGAAttgcaaaaggaaaataatttatttgtgttttacaatattttaaagaCCGTTTTATAAGCATACGATTTGATAatgcaaaaatacaaaaactgtaTACAAAATCGAGTtcctaactaaaattatatgtGCGGGTCTGTCCAAATTAAACGcttataagatttattttgaaTTCAACAAAAGGCAAATGATTCTCTTAAATTTTAGAACGAAgctctttgatttttgtatgtATGTAAGCAGTTGTAATTACTCAAATTGGGCTCTATGATTATATTGGGATTTTGGCCATGAAGAAAGATAAgttcaaaccaatatatatgaAGAATTTGAATTTTACAGGCTacattttatatacttttctcaTAGAAAACGTTATATAATTCAAAGTCGGAAAAAAGATACTATGTAACATGAATAAAATGGAAGCACAGTGATGTAAtagattgtgtttttttatctcttttgtaaagttgtaaactctTATGGGATAtgcaaaaaggaaaatgatttAATGTTGGCTTACTTGGTTTAATGTTGTGACAGATAAGACCCCAGCATAAGATCTTCTATTTAATGTTGTGACAGATAAGACCCCATTTCTCAAGATATATTGAACAagtgttgttaatttttactcCCATTGTTTCATATTAAATGTCATTTTAGActgattattttgttacaaaataagtgtcactTTATATATCCAATGTAGATGTTtgataaattttccaattttatccctactaatttaatatatacaccaataaaaaaaattgattaatatattaataagagGTGAAGAAAAATGGAGTTCGCCTTAATTCTCTCTCAGACCCGATAATCGAGGCGCCGCTACCTTCACTTTCCTCCGACGCCGGTAGAGCTCCGGTTCACCGGCGTCGGGAGCTCTCGTCCTCTCCGCTGCTCTGCTTCGTTCTCTGCTCTCTTAGTTTCGTTTTTTCAAGCTTTTTCCCCTTTTGCTTTTTACTTTTGTTCCCCAACCAAACCTCAACACCCACCCTAGTGCTAGACGAAGGCCGGATTATGTGCCCTTACAGAAGGATCTGGAGTCCGGCGAACCCCATCCTCATATATCCTTGCCCAACCTTACCGTCGACTGTACCAAAGTCTATGTGCTTCTCTTTCCCCCGATCCGGATTGGGTTTCGCCAGTGaagcctcttcttcctcaacgaTACTTGTATCGTCATGCGGCGAGAATTCTTCCAGTGTTGCGAACCGTCTCTGTTTATGGACTCCCATCCCTAAGATCTGTCACACGATGAGCTCGACAGACCCTTGTCAACTCCCCTGGCCATCCCCAAAGTCTCTTAGATCTCTGCGGATGAGCTCAGGACTTGTAATTGGTTTGCTATCATCCCAATTGGTCTCTCCAAACCTCCGAAACCCTAGGTTCCTTCTATATATCCCTATGTTGTCTAGTAAacaattcttttgtttgttggttgaactcgatgtccgaagactgcatctGAGAATCCAATTACTTAGAATGTTTGGTAGTAACAAAGTGTATGGTCGATACCTGGTCCTTGCTCATGTGTCGAATTTGTCTGTTAActggaaaaaccaaaacctctTTATCCCTATGCTAACTAGCGTTTCCAGTTCTCAACACCATCCCACCAACCGAACCTGTTTGGTTCAATCAACCACCTATCCGACCAAACCTCACTCACTTGTATCATTGCCAAACCGCTTGCATACTTTGTGCGGATCTCTTGATCTCTTTGGCAAAAGGAGCCATATGAGAGAGATTCCACCTGTACTGCTACGCTTTGACATACCCATAAGGCTCGTTTTGGTCTTTACCTCCCTTGTTTGTGCTATTGTGAAGTTCTGCTGCTCTATGGTCCATTGCCCTGTACCTCAATGCTGACATCCGACGACCTGCAGCAAACCACTCGCAGCACCATCACCACCAACCGGGCAAAAGCCCATCGAATCCCAGCCATAGCATTGCTTCTGCTAGTGCTCCTTGCTTCGGTAGTTTCTTTGGCTCTGATTCCTCTACCAAC from the Camelina sativa cultivar DH55 chromosome 12, Cs, whole genome shotgun sequence genome contains:
- the LOC104732778 gene encoding uncharacterized F-box/LRR-repeat protein C02F5.7-like, coding for MDEVLFDEILGEIFTRLPSSSSSFSSLPSFESVPLVSKRWLRLYRATKTSMSLQFSPQDGSVITLLPSILRNHPCLSSLSLCFPVTIKTTITNPICSYNEYLTSFNDELISIISSCCFNLRDFSFLFGPISSSSLIPLSTSLSLTSLSIKLWKQQNSDFTWIALFSSLKKLSIDVHTRDPSASGSNTNPEVVELGLESISLSGIQSDDDGVNWLWKSCRKLKKLKLKRCGSIGETEFLGLCLMNVEEIELITCRSVVDVVLLKVTEICESLKSLLIHDGGSKDGLVHFMNNARCYDTLERLDLRLPMDLTDDHLVSLATNFKSLSSIRLTSGTFVSGLSLKMLALSFSSSLEELSLLSCNAIERERGLLATLGQHLRRLRKLDLTRNEWLLDKEVVSMLASCNCLVELNLRDCKHLTDAVLVALNKHCVKLKTLDIVGCRLMEPGNVEAFVMNSSQWLKKLVVEENQITEATRNLAASKLIETVVFPSLVW